In a genomic window of Virgibacillus sp. SK37:
- the mntR gene encoding transcriptional regulator MntR, translated as MPTPSMEDYIEQIYNLMKSKGYARVSALAEALEVHPSSVTKMIQKLDKDDYLNYEKYRGFVLTAKGEKIGERLVFRHELLEEFLEIIGVDKENIYKDVEGIEHHLSWNSIDRIGDLVNYFKEDEARVDALRTYHLKEENQ; from the coding sequence ATGCCGACACCAAGTATGGAAGATTATATAGAGCAAATATATAACCTAATGAAATCAAAAGGATATGCAAGAGTATCTGCACTAGCAGAAGCGCTTGAGGTTCATCCTTCCTCGGTTACTAAAATGATTCAAAAATTGGACAAGGACGACTATTTGAACTATGAAAAGTATAGAGGTTTTGTATTAACTGCTAAAGGAGAAAAAATTGGCGAACGATTGGTATTCCGTCACGAGCTATTAGAAGAATTTCTTGAAATTATTGGTGTAGATAAAGAGAATATTTACAAAGATGTAGAAGGTATCGAACATCATCTAAGTTGGAACTCTATCGACCGAATTGGAGACTTGGTCAATTATTTTAAAGAAGATGAAGCTAGGGTAGATGCTCTTCGTACTTACCACCTAAAAGAAGAAAATCAATGA
- a CDS encoding Xaa-Pro peptidase family protein, which translates to MEKLNNLKKALEGKNVDGILISSDFNRRYITGFTGTAGVALVGQNDTKFITDFRYMEQANEQAKDFDVIEHKQPIELEIKDQLSNMGIKRLGFEKDHVTYSQFETYKKTFGVELVPVSGLVEDLRLIKTEEEVEIIKKAAKIADDAFEHIQAFIKPGVKEIDISNELEFYMRKQGATSSSFDIIVASGLRSALPHGVASDKVIQSGELVTLDYGALYNGYCSDITRTLAVGEISDNLREIYNTVLEAQLRGVNGIKAGITGKEADALTRDYITEQGYGTYFGHSTGHGLGMEVHEAPGLSYRTEDKLRAGMVVTVEPGIYIPNVGGCRIEDDILITEDGNERLTLAPKELIQL; encoded by the coding sequence ATGGAGAAACTAAACAATTTAAAAAAAGCCTTAGAAGGCAAAAATGTAGATGGTATTTTAATTAGCAGCGATTTTAACAGAAGATATATTACTGGTTTCACTGGGACAGCAGGGGTTGCACTTGTTGGTCAGAATGATACCAAATTCATTACGGACTTCCGTTATATGGAACAAGCCAATGAACAAGCGAAAGATTTTGATGTCATTGAGCATAAACAACCAATCGAACTGGAAATAAAAGATCAGCTTAGCAACATGGGAATAAAGCGGCTTGGCTTTGAAAAAGATCATGTGACATATAGTCAGTTTGAGACGTATAAAAAGACCTTTGGCGTGGAATTGGTTCCTGTGAGTGGTTTAGTTGAAGATTTGCGTCTAATTAAGACAGAAGAAGAAGTGGAAATTATAAAGAAAGCTGCAAAAATTGCAGATGATGCGTTTGAGCACATTCAAGCCTTTATAAAACCAGGCGTAAAAGAAATTGATATATCGAATGAGTTAGAGTTCTATATGAGAAAACAAGGTGCTACATCTTCAAGCTTTGATATAATAGTAGCATCTGGCCTACGTTCCGCTCTTCCTCATGGAGTCGCCTCAGATAAGGTGATCCAGTCTGGAGAATTAGTTACGTTAGATTATGGAGCACTATATAACGGGTACTGTTCAGATATAACAAGAACCTTGGCTGTTGGGGAAATAAGTGATAATTTGCGGGAAATTTATAATACAGTGCTGGAAGCGCAGCTTAGAGGGGTAAATGGAATAAAAGCTGGCATAACTGGTAAAGAAGCGGATGCTTTAACAAGAGACTATATTACAGAACAAGGGTATGGAACGTATTTTGGCCACTCAACAGGGCATGGATTAGGAATGGAAGTACATGAAGCTCCAGGACTATCCTATAGAACAGAGGATAAATTGAGGGCAGGTATGGTTGTAACAGTAGAACCAGGTATATACATACCTAATGTAGGTGGTTGCAGAATAGAAGATGATATTCTGATAACAGAGGATGGTAATGAGCGTTTAACCTTAGCTCCAAAAGAACTCATCCAACTATAG
- the spoIIIAB gene encoding stage III sporulation protein SpoIIIAB, with product MMWVGALLLVGTTTWMGFEWSNRLEKRPRHIRQLKNALQILEAEMIYSQSPLKDAFTVISKQVPEPTRTFFAGLDDFLNDNNKDLFIVWNNAVNKLMEVSSLDRNEKEILLQFGRTLGQHDFVQQQKHIQLAVGHLDRELEEARDNYLKYSKMAKSLGFLCGVFIVLLLI from the coding sequence ATGATGTGGGTTGGAGCACTTCTTTTGGTAGGAACAACTACCTGGATGGGATTCGAATGGAGTAACAGACTGGAGAAAAGACCACGGCATATCCGTCAATTAAAAAATGCGTTACAAATATTAGAAGCTGAAATGATTTATAGCCAATCTCCTCTAAAAGACGCTTTTACTGTTATATCTAAACAAGTTCCTGAACCAACAAGAACGTTTTTTGCTGGACTAGATGATTTTCTTAATGACAATAACAAAGACCTATTTATTGTCTGGAACAATGCTGTTAATAAACTGATGGAAGTGTCTTCTTTGGATAGGAATGAAAAGGAAATTTTACTACAATTTGGAAGGACATTGGGTCAGCATGATTTCGTTCAACAACAGAAACATATACAACTCGCAGTCGGACATCTGGACAGGGAATTGGAAGAGGCAAGAGATAATTATTTGAAATACAGTAAAATGGCGAAAAGCCTCGGATTCTTATGTGGGGTATTCATTGTATTATTGCTTATCTAA
- a CDS encoding vitamin B12-dependent ribonucleotide reductase: protein MPTVIDQTGINVEQLNEDIRLFPQVHPITEEMHLSHQGVSRLVMLDRYAFKDTEKKTLKAGDFVVLTVKADPKFPARGYGFVKSVNWMEKEAEIKVDSEFVSILDNEEEAKSGIVKRSLDVIDKPLEIFYEQIAKRNAKGLSSVEQTTENQQKWFQRFNKELTDMNFIPAGRVLYGAGANTDVTYFNCYVMPYIKDSREGISDHRKQVMEIMSRGGGVGTNGSTLRPRNTLARGVNGKSSGSVSWLDDIAKLTHLVEQGGSRRGAQMIMLVDSHPDIIEFIISKMQNPRILRYLIENTEDEQIKRLAKEKLKFTPLTDTEMDLYQGIVNYRNQPGLGGFTQAAIREAEDKLRTGGTYSVHNAEFLTGANISVCLTKEFMEAVENDAMYELRFPDVESYTEEEMNAYNNQWHDIGDVRKWEEMGYGVRVYRRVKAAELWNLINICATYSAEPGIFFIDNANDMTNAKAYGDQVVATNPCGEQPLAPYSVCNLAAVNLAQMANKETKNVDFDKLKQTVRTGVRMQDNVIDATPYFLEENKKQALGERRVGLGVMGLHDLLIYCETEYGSEEGNELVDQIFEMIATTAYRESIELAKEKGSFPFLTGNTREETEELRRAFINTGYMKRMPEDIRNGILEHGIRNSHLLTVAPTGSTGTMVGVSTGLEPYFSFSYYRSGRLGKFIEVKADIVQEYLDEHPEQDPNNLPAWFVTAMDLKPEAHADTQCVIQRWVDSSISKTVNAPKGYSVDQVENVYRRLYKGGAKGGTVYVDGSRDTQVLTLKAEENTFGEQTELFPETERPKVVLMDTIQELDKTNVTIGSEVGDTCPVCRNGSVEDIGGCNTCTSCGAQLKCGL from the coding sequence ATGCCTACCGTTATAGATCAAACAGGAATAAATGTTGAACAACTAAATGAGGACATTCGGTTATTCCCTCAAGTCCACCCTATTACAGAAGAAATGCATCTTAGTCATCAAGGAGTTTCCAGACTGGTTATGCTTGATAGATATGCATTTAAAGACACGGAAAAGAAAACTTTAAAAGCAGGGGATTTTGTCGTTTTAACAGTAAAAGCAGATCCTAAGTTTCCTGCAAGAGGTTATGGCTTTGTGAAATCTGTCAACTGGATGGAAAAAGAAGCTGAGATAAAAGTAGATTCAGAATTTGTTTCTATTTTAGATAATGAGGAAGAGGCAAAATCGGGAATTGTTAAACGAAGCTTAGATGTTATAGACAAGCCGTTAGAGATCTTTTATGAACAAATCGCAAAACGAAATGCAAAAGGCCTTTCCAGTGTGGAACAAACAACGGAGAATCAACAAAAGTGGTTTCAGCGGTTTAATAAAGAATTAACAGACATGAATTTTATTCCTGCAGGCAGAGTTTTATATGGAGCAGGTGCCAATACAGATGTAACTTATTTTAATTGTTATGTCATGCCGTATATAAAAGACTCTCGTGAAGGTATCTCTGACCACAGAAAACAAGTAATGGAGATAATGAGCAGAGGGGGCGGGGTAGGAACGAATGGCTCTACTCTTCGTCCAAGGAATACATTAGCAAGAGGAGTTAATGGGAAATCGTCCGGCTCTGTTTCCTGGTTGGATGATATTGCCAAATTAACACATTTAGTTGAACAGGGAGGCTCACGTCGTGGAGCCCAAATGATCATGCTTGTTGACTCCCATCCTGATATTATTGAGTTTATTATTTCTAAAATGCAAAACCCGAGGATTTTAAGATATTTAATAGAGAATACAGAGGATGAACAAATCAAGCGTCTTGCTAAGGAAAAACTGAAATTTACTCCGCTAACAGACACAGAAATGGATTTATATCAAGGAATTGTAAATTATCGTAATCAACCAGGTTTGGGCGGGTTCACCCAAGCTGCTATTCGGGAAGCCGAAGATAAGTTAAGGACGGGCGGAACATATTCTGTGCATAACGCTGAATTTCTAACTGGTGCTAATATTTCTGTCTGCTTGACAAAGGAGTTTATGGAAGCAGTGGAAAATGATGCTATGTATGAATTGCGTTTTCCTGATGTAGAAAGTTATACCGAAGAAGAAATGAATGCTTATAATAACCAGTGGCATGATATTGGTGATGTGCGTAAATGGGAAGAAATGGGCTATGGGGTCCGTGTTTATCGTCGTGTAAAAGCTGCTGAATTATGGAATCTTATTAATATCTGTGCAACCTATTCTGCTGAGCCAGGCATTTTCTTTATTGATAATGCAAATGATATGACAAATGCAAAAGCGTATGGTGATCAGGTTGTTGCTACAAATCCTTGTGGTGAACAACCATTAGCTCCTTACTCTGTTTGCAACTTGGCTGCTGTAAATTTAGCCCAGATGGCAAATAAAGAAACAAAGAATGTTGATTTTGATAAATTAAAGCAAACAGTTAGAACTGGTGTAAGGATGCAGGATAACGTCATAGATGCAACACCTTATTTTCTGGAGGAAAATAAGAAACAAGCCCTAGGAGAGAGACGCGTAGGCTTAGGGGTTATGGGGTTGCATGATTTATTAATCTATTGTGAGACGGAGTATGGTTCAGAGGAAGGTAACGAACTAGTAGATCAGATCTTCGAAATGATTGCCACTACTGCATATAGAGAGTCAATTGAACTGGCAAAAGAAAAGGGTAGTTTTCCGTTCTTAACAGGAAACACAAGAGAGGAAACGGAAGAATTGAGAAGAGCATTTATTAATACCGGTTATATGAAACGAATGCCAGAGGATATTAGAAATGGTATTTTGGAGCATGGGATTCGAAACTCTCATTTACTCACCGTAGCTCCAACTGGTAGTACAGGTACAATGGTGGGTGTATCTACAGGTCTTGAACCGTATTTTTCTTTCTCCTATTACCGCAGTGGCAGGTTAGGTAAATTTATCGAAGTAAAGGCAGATATCGTACAAGAATACTTGGACGAGCATCCAGAACAGGATCCAAATAACCTGCCCGCTTGGTTTGTTACTGCAATGGACCTAAAACCAGAAGCACATGCTGATACACAATGTGTTATTCAGCGGTGGGTTGATAGCTCTATTTCTAAAACAGTAAACGCACCAAAAGGTTATTCAGTTGATCAAGTAGAGAATGTATATCGCAGACTTTATAAAGGTGGGGCTAAAGGCGGAACAGTTTATGTGGACGGCAGTCGAGATACTCAAGTCCTAACCCTTAAAGCGGAAGAGAATACATTCGGGGAACAAACAGAACTTTTCCCAGAAACAGAACGGCCGAAAGTCGTCTTAATGGACACGATTCAAGAACTTGATAAAACGAATGTGACTATAGGTTCAGAGGTTGGGGATACATGTCCAGTTTGCCGAAATGGCAGTGTAGAAGACATCGGAGGATGTAATACATGTACAAGTTGTGGAGCTCAACTTAAATGTGGTTTGTAA
- the spoIIIAE gene encoding stage III sporulation protein AE, which produces MNRTVKIVIVFLLIFPYIVSGQVSVAATSPPVGSDELEDAMLQEISLEGVQEYWSELVDEYNGYLPGIEKKSVYDLIKNQESFSIKDSVIGFLEFLFYELILNGKLLGMLLMLTLFSIILQTMHTAFEKSAVSKIAYFVVYIVLIFIALNSFYLAFSYAKEAIDTMSSFMIALLPLVLGLMATFGNLLTVSFFHPIIIFLINLSGLLTSHFIMPLLFLSALLLIVSSLSDGYKVTHLAKLLRNIGIGTLGVFFTIFLGVLSVQGAASAIQDGVAMKTAKFLTGNFIPVVGRTFTDAADTILSASLLLKNAVGIVGLAIVLFITLFPAIKIFAIALIYKIAAAILQPIGDGPVISSLNTISNYIVYILACLLAVSFMFLLAIVLLVAASNITLLLR; this is translated from the coding sequence GTGAATCGGACTGTTAAAATCGTGATAGTTTTCTTGCTAATCTTCCCTTATATAGTTTCAGGTCAAGTATCGGTTGCAGCAACAAGTCCCCCTGTTGGTTCTGATGAATTAGAGGATGCCATGCTTCAAGAGATTTCTCTAGAAGGTGTACAGGAGTACTGGAGTGAGCTGGTGGATGAATATAATGGCTATTTACCAGGAATTGAGAAAAAAAGCGTCTATGATCTAATAAAAAATCAAGAGTCTTTTTCAATTAAAGATAGCGTTATTGGTTTTCTGGAATTTTTATTTTATGAACTAATATTAAATGGAAAGTTACTTGGTATGTTGTTAATGCTTACATTGTTCTCAATTATTTTGCAGACGATGCATACTGCCTTTGAAAAAAGTGCGGTAAGTAAGATTGCTTACTTCGTTGTTTACATTGTACTAATATTCATTGCACTGAACAGCTTTTATCTGGCCTTTTCTTATGCCAAAGAGGCAATCGATACAATGAGCAGCTTTATGATTGCATTATTGCCATTGGTACTTGGGCTGATGGCAACCTTTGGAAACCTGCTTACAGTGTCTTTCTTTCATCCAATTATCATTTTTCTTATCAATTTAAGTGGTTTGCTGACATCACATTTTATTATGCCTTTATTGTTTTTATCTGCTCTTCTACTAATTGTAAGTAGTTTAAGTGATGGATACAAAGTAACACATTTAGCTAAGTTATTACGAAACATAGGTATAGGCACACTAGGGGTATTCTTCACTATTTTTCTGGGGGTATTATCTGTCCAGGGAGCAGCAAGTGCAATACAGGACGGTGTAGCTATGAAAACAGCGAAGTTCCTTACCGGGAATTTTATCCCGGTAGTTGGCAGAACGTTCACTGATGCAGCAGACACTATTTTAAGTGCTTCGCTACTTTTAAAAAATGCAGTTGGAATCGTTGGCTTGGCCATCGTCTTATTTATTACTCTTTTTCCGGCAATCAAGATATTTGCTATTGCCTTAATATACAAGATAGCAGCTGCAATTCTTCAACCGATAGGAGACGGTCCTGTTATATCCAGTCTCAATACAATAAGTAATTATATTGTCTATATACTAGCCTGTTTACTTGCGGTATCTTTTATGTTTCTGTTAGCTATTGTACTACTTGTTGCGGCTAGCAACATTACATTGCTTTTACGTTAA
- the spoIIIAA gene encoding stage III sporulation protein AA, with protein MEEILRIFPETLQQKLSKHIMNRWNELQEIRLRLNQPVELIWDNVNEWLDNARPTKQEFISIINQLSQFSLYRMEDELREGYITIEGGHRIGLAGKVNTLGGNVKSIQYITFLNIRIAKAKVGVAIPIIPYLYDSQYVNTLIVGPPQTGKTTIIRDVARIIATGWKDKPAKKVGVIDERSEIAASIKGIPQHNLGKRTDVMDACPKAEGMMMMIRSMSPDILIVDEIGTSKDVEALMEATHAGVNIICTIHGKSLDEIKRRPSFRHLLIQKIFQRIIILEKHGKPGHIAGIYNEDEVNIWKESRCLSDDVGWSTSFGRNNYLDGIRME; from the coding sequence ATGGAAGAAATATTACGAATTTTTCCGGAAACACTTCAGCAAAAGTTAAGTAAGCATATAATGAATCGTTGGAATGAACTGCAGGAGATAAGGTTGAGATTAAATCAACCTGTGGAATTAATTTGGGACAACGTTAATGAATGGTTAGACAATGCTAGGCCTACAAAGCAAGAGTTTATATCTATTATAAACCAACTTAGCCAGTTTTCATTATATCGTATGGAGGATGAACTTAGAGAAGGTTATATAACGATTGAAGGTGGTCATCGGATTGGTTTAGCGGGAAAAGTCAATACACTTGGCGGCAATGTAAAATCTATTCAATATATAACCTTTTTAAACATACGTATAGCCAAGGCAAAGGTTGGTGTAGCAATACCGATCATACCATATTTGTACGATTCTCAATATGTAAATACTTTAATCGTAGGGCCACCTCAAACAGGGAAAACAACAATCATACGGGATGTAGCACGGATAATCGCTACTGGTTGGAAGGACAAGCCGGCTAAAAAGGTTGGTGTAATTGATGAACGTTCCGAGATTGCTGCTTCCATCAAAGGTATCCCTCAGCACAATTTAGGAAAAAGAACTGACGTAATGGATGCTTGCCCTAAGGCTGAGGGGATGATGATGATGATTCGCTCCATGTCTCCAGACATTTTAATTGTGGATGAAATTGGGACAAGTAAAGATGTAGAAGCTTTGATGGAAGCGACTCATGCAGGTGTAAACATTATTTGTACGATACATGGAAAATCGTTGGACGAGATAAAAAGGAGACCCTCTTTTCGTCATCTTTTAATTCAAAAAATTTTTCAACGGATTATCATTTTAGAAAAGCATGGAAAACCAGGCCACATTGCAGGGATTTACAACGAAGATGAGGTGAATATATGGAAGGAATCGAGGTGCTTATCGGATGATGTGGGTTGGAGCACTTCTTTTGGTAGGAACAACTACCTGGATGGGATTCGAATGGAGTAA
- the spoIIIAF gene encoding stage III sporulation protein AF, whose protein sequence is MSILIDWITQIIIFLLLASVIDILVSSTKMKKYVKLVTGLILVLILLKPIFYVLQIDIEQAVRTSINQVNLERNHDKSIKNLIEFQKSEIQTTHDAYILKQMAVQLTEIAEKPLLENYKVEIKNIDFQFTETAAEVSFEGLEKVIVYIKESKGGEGAVSLVDDVVIDMNNPVETKGNEDTEQIESFLRELWEMGDKDLTVIKEGGIT, encoded by the coding sequence ATGAGTATACTTATAGACTGGATCACGCAGATTATTATCTTTCTTCTTCTGGCAAGTGTTATCGATATATTAGTTTCTTCAACTAAGATGAAGAAATATGTAAAGTTAGTAACTGGGCTCATATTAGTATTAATTTTATTAAAGCCCATTTTCTACGTTCTTCAAATTGATATTGAACAAGCTGTCCGGACTTCTATTAATCAAGTTAATTTAGAAAGAAACCATGATAAATCTATAAAAAATTTAATAGAATTTCAAAAAAGTGAAATACAAACAACACATGATGCATATATTTTAAAACAAATGGCTGTCCAATTAACAGAGATTGCAGAAAAACCTCTATTAGAAAATTATAAGGTTGAAATCAAAAATATTGATTTTCAATTTACAGAAACAGCAGCTGAGGTTTCTTTTGAAGGATTGGAAAAAGTCATTGTATATATAAAAGAATCAAAGGGTGGGGAGGGAGCAGTGAGTTTAGTTGATGATGTGGTAATTGATATGAACAACCCTGTTGAAACCAAAGGAAACGAGGATACCGAACAAATAGAGTCTTTTTTAAGAGAGCTTTGGGAAATGGGAGATAAGGACCTAACGGTTATAAAGGAGGGAGGGATCACTTGA
- a CDS encoding YqhR family membrane protein has protein sequence MQKEKKLEQNKREEPMSLLSRSLLTGFIGGILFGSLGMIMYYFNFSEVSPKSYVLRSWITEEWTEKWLGNIISILLIGILSVLIAMCYYGLLRKIYSLWAGVLFGIILWGLCFYLFQPIFPNIPELSQLTNHTIVSTICLFVIYGSFVGYSISYDYFDTKMREANG, from the coding sequence ATGCAGAAAGAAAAAAAGTTGGAACAAAATAAACGAGAAGAACCTATGTCTTTATTATCCCGTTCACTTCTAACGGGCTTTATTGGTGGGATATTATTTGGAAGCCTTGGGATGATCATGTATTACTTTAATTTTTCAGAGGTATCTCCTAAATCATATGTTCTTCGGTCGTGGATAACAGAAGAATGGACGGAAAAGTGGCTGGGAAACATTATTTCAATATTGTTGATAGGTATATTATCTGTATTAATTGCGATGTGTTATTATGGCCTGCTTAGAAAAATATACTCTTTATGGGCTGGAGTATTGTTTGGAATAATACTTTGGGGTCTTTGTTTTTATCTATTCCAACCCATTTTCCCCAACATTCCTGAGTTGTCTCAGCTTACTAATCATACTATCGTTTCAACTATTTGTTTGTTTGTCATTTATGGTTCGTTTGTTGGTTATTCCATTTCATATGATTATTTTGATACTAAAATGAGAGAAGCAAATGGATAA
- the efp gene encoding elongation factor P, translated as MISVNDFKTGLTIEVDNDIWQVMEFQHVKPGKGAAFVRSKLRNLRNGNIQEKTFRGGEKVNKAHIENKKMQYLYGSGDSHAFMDTNTYEQIDLTTSQIEHELKFMKENMEVSIITYEGEILGVDLPKNVELEVTETEPGIKGDTASGGTKPATLETGHTVQVPFFINKGDVLQINTTDGKYVSRA; from the coding sequence ATGATATCAGTAAATGATTTTAAAACAGGTTTAACAATTGAGGTTGATAATGATATTTGGCAGGTAATGGAGTTTCAGCATGTTAAACCAGGGAAGGGAGCAGCTTTTGTTCGTTCCAAGCTTCGCAATTTACGAAATGGAAACATTCAAGAAAAAACATTCCGCGGAGGAGAAAAGGTAAACAAAGCCCATATCGAAAATAAAAAGATGCAGTATTTATATGGATCCGGGGACTCCCATGCCTTTATGGATACAAATACGTATGAACAAATTGACCTGACTACAAGCCAAATAGAGCATGAGCTAAAATTCATGAAAGAAAATATGGAAGTATCTATTATAACCTATGAAGGTGAAATATTAGGGGTTGATTTGCCAAAGAACGTTGAACTTGAGGTTACGGAGACCGAGCCCGGCATTAAAGGCGACACAGCTAGTGGGGGAACTAAACCAGCAACGTTGGAAACAGGGCATACAGTGCAAGTACCTTTTTTCATTAATAAAGGTGACGTTTTGCAGATCAATACTACTGATGGAAAATATGTTTCAAGAGCATAA
- the spoIIIAC gene encoding stage III sporulation protein AC, whose amino-acid sequence MLTDASILFQIAGIGIIVALIHTILKQMGKEEIAQFATLLGFIIVLVIVINGLSELFQQIKSVFLFQG is encoded by the coding sequence ATGCTTACAGATGCGTCTATTCTCTTCCAAATTGCTGGAATTGGGATCATTGTAGCATTAATCCATACAATACTAAAACAAATGGGAAAAGAAGAAATTGCACAATTTGCTACATTATTGGGGTTTATCATTGTGCTCGTAATTGTAATCAATGGTCTTTCAGAATTATTTCAACAAATTAAATCTGTATTTTTATTCCAAGGGTAG
- a CDS encoding SA1362 family protein has protein sequence MARNKISIIMYLIISLAAVGLVSQLFTNTKSFLTNLLVMLGFGIAMFAVIYFIFLKKKAPTNDMKKYKKAVKQSKAKYKQHTPVKSSHTKKQVINPSKRKLNKRASHLKVIDGNKTKEKDRASF, from the coding sequence ATGGCTCGTAATAAAATATCTATTATTATGTATCTAATCATTTCATTAGCAGCTGTTGGGTTAGTATCACAACTTTTCACTAATACAAAAAGCTTTTTAACCAATTTACTTGTTATGCTTGGTTTTGGTATAGCAATGTTTGCGGTTATCTACTTTATCTTTCTCAAGAAAAAGGCTCCAACGAACGATATGAAAAAATATAAAAAAGCCGTTAAACAATCAAAAGCGAAATATAAACAGCATACACCAGTGAAATCCAGTCACACAAAAAAACAAGTAATTAACCCTTCAAAGCGTAAATTGAATAAACGTGCTTCTCATTTAAAAGTAATTGATGGAAATAAAACGAAAGAAAAGGACCGGGCATCATTTTAA
- a CDS encoding patatin-like phospholipase family protein, translating to MEVDAVFSGGGIKAFAFLGALESMENKGLEIRRCAGTSAGAIVASFIAAGYTNKEIFKLISNLELTQFFDPPVITKIFPLSKWFYIYFKLGINKGDKLEKWLYTHLANKNVYTFKDIPLENLKIVVSDISLGKLVVIPDDLKRIYDINPDHFPISKAVRMSAGFPYFFMPKRIQNKTTRESLIVDGGLLSNFPLWIFEKERDLNHRPILGIKLEESNKQLESSSIDNAIDMFYGLFSTMKQAHDTRYITKSEKNNIITIPVENQHATNLHINNATKERLIQDGREHAEQFLRFWPK from the coding sequence TTGGAGGTTGATGCGGTCTTTTCTGGAGGGGGAATAAAAGCTTTCGCATTTCTAGGGGCGTTGGAAAGTATGGAGAACAAAGGTCTGGAAATCAGAAGGTGTGCTGGTACTTCAGCAGGTGCAATTGTTGCGTCATTTATTGCAGCTGGGTATACAAATAAAGAGATATTCAAACTAATTTCAAATCTGGAATTAACACAGTTTTTTGATCCCCCTGTGATCACAAAAATCTTCCCCTTAAGTAAGTGGTTCTATATTTATTTCAAGTTAGGAATAAATAAAGGGGATAAATTAGAGAAATGGTTGTACACACATTTAGCAAACAAAAATGTCTATACGTTTAAAGATATCCCACTCGAGAATCTTAAAATTGTGGTCAGTGATATTTCTTTAGGTAAATTAGTAGTAATACCAGATGATTTAAAACGAATTTATGATATTAATCCAGATCATTTTCCAATTTCAAAAGCGGTTAGAATGAGTGCTGGTTTTCCATATTTCTTCATGCCTAAACGAATACAAAATAAGACTACACGTGAAAGTTTAATTGTTGATGGAGGGTTGCTAAGTAATTTCCCTTTATGGATTTTTGAAAAAGAGAGGGATTTAAATCACCGTCCTATACTTGGGATAAAATTAGAGGAATCAAATAAGCAATTGGAGTCCTCTTCTATTGATAATGCAATCGATATGTTTTACGGGCTCTTTTCTACGATGAAACAAGCGCATGATACAAGATATATAACAAAATCAGAAAAAAATAATATTATTACTATTCCAGTTGAAAACCAACATGCCACTAACTTACATATCAATAACGCAACAAAAGAAAGATTAATCCAAGATGGAAGAGAACATGCAGAGCAATTTCTTAGATTTTGGCCAAAATAA
- the spoIIIAD gene encoding stage III sporulation protein AD, which translates to MDILQIVTLGLVATILYITLKDINGSFAFFIIIITGIIIFISIVHQIGTIFQLLQSLGEKANVKGMYMETILKIIGISYIAELGASISKDAGLQSVASYIELAGKIFILLLAVPIITAVIEAILGFLPAT; encoded by the coding sequence ATGGACATTTTGCAGATTGTAACACTTGGGCTCGTTGCAACCATCTTATATATTACTTTAAAAGATATTAATGGATCGTTTGCCTTTTTTATTATTATCATAACAGGAATTATCATCTTCATATCCATCGTTCATCAAATTGGAACCATCTTTCAATTACTTCAATCACTTGGCGAAAAAGCAAACGTAAAAGGTATGTATATGGAAACAATCCTTAAAATAATTGGAATATCGTATATTGCAGAATTAGGTGCAAGTATATCTAAAGATGCCGGCCTTCAATCCGTTGCTTCTTATATTGAACTGGCAGGGAAAATATTTATTCTTTTATTAGCAGTTCCGATTATTACTGCTGTGATCGAGGCGATATTGGGCTTCTTGCCGGCAACCTAA